TATGTCCGTGAGGAGGTGATAGGAAGGAGACCGGATTTTCTCGTGAGCGGGCTCCACGACCGGGAGTTCTACGAGAACCTCTGGGAGACGATCCGGGCCGGCAAGGTCTGGACGGGTACCATCGTCAACAGGAGAAAGGACGGGACCTTCATCCACGAGGAATCCACCGTCGGCCCCCTCGTCGATTCCTCGGGCGCGATAACGGGATACATCTCCCTCAACCGGGACGTGACGAGACAGGTCCAGCTTGAATCGCAGCTGCACCAGTCGCAGAAGATGGAGGTCATAGGACAGCTCGCCGGCGGGATAGCCCATGATTTCAACAATATCCTCAGCGCGATCATCGGCTATTCGAACCTCGTCCAGATCAAGCTCCCACCCGACGACCCCGTCCGCAAGTACGTGGACCAGATCGTCGCGTCGTCAGGCAAGGCGGCCATCCTTACCCAGAGTCTCCTTGCCTTCAGCAGGAAGCAGATCATCGACCCGAAACCGCTGGATGTCAACGCGGCGATCACGGGAACGAAGAAGCTGCTTTCCCGGCTCATCACCGAGGACATCGTCCTCAGGACGGAACTGTGCGCGGGTTCCCTTGTCGTGATGGCCGATCTTGTCCAGATGGACCAGGTCCTCATGAACCTTGTGGCCAACGCCCGGGACGCGATGCCCGCGGGGGGCACTTTGACGATCAGCACGAGAAGGGCGCGCGGCATCGACGGGAAGGAAGGGGGGCGGGAGGAATGGTTCGCCTGCATCTCCGTCTCCGACACGGGCATCGGCATGGACGCGAGGACGAGGGAGAAGGTCTTCGAGCCCTTTTTCACGACAAAGGAATCAGGCAAGGGGACCGGGCTGGGTCTCGCGATAGTCTACGGGATAGTAGAGCAGCACAACGGCACCATCCGTGTTGCCAGCGAACCGGGTCACGGAACGACCTTCGAGGTGTTCCTGCCCGTAGTCGAGGCCCTTCCCGGTGAAGAGGCGGAAACGGTGGCTGACAACCCGAGAGGCAGCGAGAAGATACTTGTCGTGGAAGACAACGAGGAGCTCAGGAGCCTCCTGTGTACCGTTCTTTCGGAGCAGGGCTACAGGGTTTTCGAGGCGGTGGACGGCCTCGACGCCCTCGAAACACAAAAGCAGTGCCAGGCGGACCTCGTCATTCTCGATGTCGTCATGCCGAAGATGAACGGCAAAGAGGCCTATGACAGGCTGAGATCCATCGATCCCAATATCAGGGTGCTTTTCATGAGCGGCTACACCGATGACATCATCCACCAGAAGGGCATCCTTGACGAGACGATAGAGTACATCGCGAAGCCCATTCTGCCCCGGGACCTTCTGAAAAAGGTCAGGGAGATGCTCGACGGAGAAACCCCTATTTCTTGATGCCCTCCCAGTCCTTGAGGAATTTCTGCAGACCGATGTCCGTCAGGGGATGGTTCATGAGCTGCTTGAGGACGTTGAAGGGTATGGTGGCGATATCGGCGCCGACAAGGGCCGCGTCGAGGACATGCATGGGATTGCGGATGCTCGCGACGATGACCTCCGTCTCAAAGGCATAATTATAAAATATGGTAACGATGTTCTCGACTATCTCCATGCCCCTCTGGGAGATATCGTCGAGCCTGCCGATGAAGGGGCTCACGAACGTGGCGCCCGCCTTCGCGGCAATGAGAGCCTGAACGGGTTGAAAGATGAGGGTCACGTTGGTCTTGATACCCTCGTCCGTCAGCGTCCTGACAGCCCGGATACCCTGTTCTGTCATGGGTATCTTAATGACGGCGTTCTCCCCCAGGGCGGCGAGTTTCCGCGCCTCCTCGCACATGCCTTCCGCCGTGGTCGATATGACCTCCAGGCTGACGGGCCCGGTAACGGTCTGAAGTATCTCGCGGAGCACGGCGTCGGGGTCCTTTTTCTCTTTTGCGAGAAGTGACGGATTGGTGGTCACACCGTCGACGAGCCCCATCTCCATACCCTTTCTGATCTCGCCGATATTTGCCGTATCTATGAAGAATTTCATTTCCTGACCTCCGAGTGTGATGGTGGATGTAAAAAACTGTAAGAGTATACACGATTGTGAAGAGAATGACCAACAAGAAGAGAATGACCAATTCACCAATAACCAATTCAACAAAGAGAAGGACAGAATGGACTGCCTGTATCGTTCTCTTTTTAGTTATTGGTTATTGTCTGTTTCTCTGGTCATTGGAATTTGGTCATTGGTCATTATCTTTTATTTTGACATCCTGCATTTCCCATGTTATAAAGCCTCATCATGACGAACACAGCGACAAACAACTGGTGGTGGTGGCGGAAATTGTAGGTGTGAGACCGTAATTTTCCGGCCATGGACGGTTTCACACCGTCCATGGCCGTTTTATTTGAAAAGGGCCATGGGCAGACAAGCTCATGGCCCTTTTCGTTACTGAAGAAAAGGAGGACATCATGGAGAAGAAAATATTCCTTAGTGAAAAGGACATGCCGCGGGCCTGGTACAATATTCAGGCCGATCTCGAGACACCCCTGCCCCCGCCGCTCAACCCGGAAACGGGGGAACCCGTGACGCCGGACATGCTCGAGGCCATCTTTCCGATGAACCTCATCGAGCAGGAGGTGAGCACCGAGAGGTTCATCGACATTCCCGAGGAGGTCATGGAAAGACTCCTCATGTGGAGGCCGACGCCGCTCACCCGGGCAACGGGGCTCGAAAAGTTCCTCGGGACGCCCGCCCACATCTATTACAAGAACGAAGGGGTCAGCCCCCCGGGAAGCCACAAGCCGAACACGGCCATCGCCCAGGTGTACTATAACAAGGAGGCCGGCATCAAGAGGCTGACGACGGAGACGGGCGCAGGACAGTGGGGGAGCGCCCTTGCCTTTGCCTGCAACCAGTTCGGCATCGAGCTGAAGATCTACATGGTTCGGGTGAGCTTCAACCAGAAACCGTACAGGCGCGTCATGATGGAGGCCTGGGGAGGGAAGTGCGTGCCCAGTCCGAGCCCCGATACGAAAGCCGGGCGCACGTTCCTCGAAGGGAACCCGGACCATCCGGGGAGCCTCGGAATGGCGATCAGCGAGGCCATCGAGGACGCCGTGACCTCGCAGAACACGAAATACTCCCTGGGTAGCGTCCTCAATCATGTCCTTCTCCACCAGTCAGTGATCGGCCTGGAGGCGCAGCGGCAGCTCGAGCTCGCGGGAGAGTACCCCGATGTTGTCGTTGGGTGCGCGGGCGGCGGCAGTAACTTCGCAGGCATCGCCTTTCCTTTCATTCGCGACAAGATCCACGGAAAGGAGATACGGATCGTGGCCTCCGAACCCACCTCCTGCCCGACGCTTACCCGGGGCCGGTATGTCTACGATTTCGGGGACACCGCGGGGATGACGCCGCTTCTGCCCATGTACTCCATCGGGCACGGTTTCGTTCCCGCCCCGATACACGCGGGAGGCCTGCGTTATCACGGCATGGCCCCGCTTGTCAGCAAGGTCTTCGCCGACGGCCTCATCGAGGCGCGGGCGTATAACCAGATCGAGACGTTCTCGGCGGGTGTCATCTTTGCCCGGACGGAGGGGTTCATTCCGGCGCCCGAGACGAACCACGCCATAGCATGCGTCATCGACGAGGCGAGAAGGGCGAAGGAAGAGGGCAGGGAAAGGGTCATCCTCATGAACTTCAGCGGCCACGGCATCATAGACCTGCCTTCCTATGACGCCTTCATGTCGGGCAAGCTCCAGGATTACGCGATGCCCGACAACGAGATAACGGAACTCCTCCGCAGCCTGGAGAAGTATCCGAAACTGAAATGAGGCGGGTAATAGGTAATGGGTAATAGGTGATGGGAAGTTATTCATCGCCCCTCCCATAACCCATGACCCATAACCCATGACCGGGGGTTTCCATGGAGATCTATTGTGGTCAGCTTGGGATGATCATCGGATTTGATTATTGCCTTCAGGTGCAGAGCGGCCTGCCCTGCTCCAACGCCTTTGGGTGCTGGAAAGAAAGGGTTGACGTGGTCGCTCTTCTTAGGGCAAAGTTTACTGACGAAGAATTGCGATTGGCTTTCAACACACTGCCGAGATCAAGGCTCGACAGGATACTGGAGTCCGCCCGTTCAGCTTGCAAGGAGGAATAGATGCTGCTTTCCGACAGGGTCATGCAGATGCGGCCATCGGGGGTGCGAAAGATCTTCGACCTGGCGCAAAAAGTGAAGAACCCCATCAACCTCAGCATCGGGGAACCTGATTTCGATATTCCCGATGTGGTGAAGGATGAAGGGATAAAGTGGATACAGAAGGGGTTCAACAAGTACACGCCCTCGGGAGGGATCCCGGAGCTCCGCGAAAAGGTCCTCGGTCATCTCAGGGGAAAGGGGATAATCTGCGAGGACGCCATCATCACGGCGGGGGTGACGGGGGGTCTTCTTCTGGCCCTCATGACGACGCTCAACCCCGGTGACGAGGTCATCATCCCCGACCCCTACTTCGTTCTCTACGAATACCAGGTCCTGCTGCTGGGAGGGCGGCCCGTCTTCTTCGACACCTATCCCGATTTCACGATCAGGGAGGAGGAGCTGCGCCGGGCAATAACGGACAGGACGAGGGTCATCCTCATCAACAGCCCCAACAATCCGACGGGCATGGTCAATTCCCGGGAAGAGCTGGAAATGGTGGCGAGGGTGGCGCGCGAGAAGGACCTCCTCGTCTTCTCCGACGATATCTACGACCGCTTCGTCTTTGATGAAGAGGAGGGGGAGAAGCCGTACCTGGGCAAAATGTACGAAAAGACGCTCACCTTCGGCGGCTTCTCGAAGACCTGGGGGATGACGGGTTGGCGCCTGGGGTACGTGGCGGGGCCGAGCGAGATCATTCAGTGTATGATAACGATGCAGCAATACGCCTTCTCGAGCGTCACGTCCTTCGCGCAAAAGGCGGCCCTCGTTGCCCTCGACGAGGGCATGGACGACATGATCGCCGGGTACCGTAAGAAACGGGACCTCATTTACAACGGGCTCAAGGACAAGTACAATGTGGTTAAGCCGAAGGGGGCCTTCTTCATCTTTCCCGAGATTCCCGGCGGCAACGCCATGGCATTCGTGGAAAGGGCATTGGAGAACAATCTCTTCATCATACCGGGCAGTGTTTTTTCGGCAAGGGACACTCATGTGCGCATCTCTTTCGCAGCCACCGAGGAGAACCTCCTCAAGGGAATCGACGTACTGAGAAGAATGGCGTAAAGGAGTTTTCGGAACGATGCATGAGAATGTGATCAGGTTGTTGATGGAGAATGCCGTGCAGCAGATCTACGTGACGAACAGGGGCACGGCGGCGACGGCGCGGAAGGTGTCGGGCGCGCTGCATTGCGAGGTTTCGACGAACGAGAAGATAGCCTTCGAGCTTGCCCTGGCAGGCGCCTACGTGCGCAAGAGGACGGCCTGCATCCTCTCCACGGAAGGTCTCTACGAGGCCCTCGACCCCGTCATGAGCTCCGCCTACACGGGGGTGGCCGGGTCCTTCGTCATCGTGGCCGTTCAGGAGAACGACGAGGAGGTGACCCCTCTCGGCCCGTTCTCGAAGCTGCCCCTTATCGTCACCGAAAAGGAAGAAGAACTGGAAAGGGCCGTCAGGTACGGGTTCGAACTTTCCGAGGAGTACAGGATCCCCGTTATCGTGCAGGCCGTCCCGGCCGGGTACGACAAAGGCCGGGAGACTGCGGGGCAGACTGAAAAGACGGCAGGGAACGCGGCCATGCTCGTAAAGGAGCCGGGCAGGTGGGCGGCGACGC
This region of Syntrophorhabdus sp. genomic DNA includes:
- the fsa gene encoding fructose-6-phosphate aldolase, whose amino-acid sequence is MKFFIDTANIGEIRKGMEMGLVDGVTTNPSLLAKEKKDPDAVLREILQTVTGPVSLEVISTTAEGMCEEARKLAALGENAVIKIPMTEQGIRAVRTLTDEGIKTNVTLIFQPVQALIAAKAGATFVSPFIGRLDDISQRGMEIVENIVTIFYNYAFETEVIVASIRNPMHVLDAALVGADIATIPFNVLKQLMNHPLTDIGLQKFLKDWEGIKK
- a CDS encoding TrpB-like pyridoxal phosphate-dependent enzyme, whose protein sequence is MEKKIFLSEKDMPRAWYNIQADLETPLPPPLNPETGEPVTPDMLEAIFPMNLIEQEVSTERFIDIPEEVMERLLMWRPTPLTRATGLEKFLGTPAHIYYKNEGVSPPGSHKPNTAIAQVYYNKEAGIKRLTTETGAGQWGSALAFACNQFGIELKIYMVRVSFNQKPYRRVMMEAWGGKCVPSPSPDTKAGRTFLEGNPDHPGSLGMAISEAIEDAVTSQNTKYSLGSVLNHVLLHQSVIGLEAQRQLELAGEYPDVVVGCAGGGSNFAGIAFPFIRDKIHGKEIRIVASEPTSCPTLTRGRYVYDFGDTAGMTPLLPMYSIGHGFVPAPIHAGGLRYHGMAPLVSKVFADGLIEARAYNQIETFSAGVIFARTEGFIPAPETNHAIACVIDEARRAKEEGRERVILMNFSGHGIIDLPSYDAFMSGKLQDYAMPDNEITELLRSLEKYPKLK
- a CDS encoding pyridoxal phosphate-dependent aminotransferase; translation: MLLSDRVMQMRPSGVRKIFDLAQKVKNPINLSIGEPDFDIPDVVKDEGIKWIQKGFNKYTPSGGIPELREKVLGHLRGKGIICEDAIITAGVTGGLLLALMTTLNPGDEVIIPDPYFVLYEYQVLLLGGRPVFFDTYPDFTIREEELRRAITDRTRVILINSPNNPTGMVNSREELEMVARVAREKDLLVFSDDIYDRFVFDEEEGEKPYLGKMYEKTLTFGGFSKTWGMTGWRLGYVAGPSEIIQCMITMQQYAFSSVTSFAQKAALVALDEGMDDMIAGYRKKRDLIYNGLKDKYNVVKPKGAFFIFPEIPGGNAMAFVERALENNLFIIPGSVFSARDTHVRISFAATEENLLKGIDVLRRMA